From a region of the Rhinolophus sinicus isolate RSC01 linkage group LG04, ASM3656204v1, whole genome shotgun sequence genome:
- the ALG11 gene encoding GDP-Man:Man(3)GlcNAc(2)-PP-Dol alpha-1,2-mannosyltransferase isoform X1, protein MAADRGWCLYELLRFFYSLFFPGIIVCGTLCLCLVIFLWGIRVMLQRKKNSRSTGKDGKNQMVIAFFHPYCNAGGGGERVLWCALRALQKKFPEAVYVVYTGDVNVSSQQILAGAFRRFNIRLMHPVEFVFLKKRYLVEDSLYPHFTLLGQSLGSIFLGWEALMQCVPDIYIDSMGYAFTLPLFKYLGGCRVGSYVHYPTISTDMLSIVKNQNAGFNNAAFITRNPFLSKVKLIYYYLFAFVYGLVGSCSDVVMVNSSWTLNHILSLWKVGHCTDIVYPPCDVQTFLDIPVHEKKMTSGHLLVSIGQFRPEKNHPLQIRAFAKLLNKEEAKSLPSLKLVLIGGCRNQDDELRVNQLRRLSEDLGVQEDVEFKINIPFDELKNYLSEATIGLHTMWNEHFGIGIVECMAAGTIILAHNSGGPKLDIVVPHEGEVTGFLADSEEGYAETMAHILSMSAEKRLQIRNSARASVSRFSDQKFEVTFLSSVEKLFK, encoded by the exons ATGGCCGCCGACAGGGGTTGGTGCTTGTACGAGTTATTGAG gtttttttattcattattcttCCCTGGGATAATTGTTTGTGGAACTTTATGTTTGTGTTTGGTCATTTTCCTTTGGGGAATCAGAGTGAtgctacagagaaagaaaaactcaagatCGACTGGAAAAGATGGGAAAAATCAAATGGTGATTGCATTTTTCCATCCGTACTGCAATGCTGGCGGAGGAGGAGAAAGAGTTTTATGGTGTGCATTACGGGCCCTGCAGAAAAA GTTTCCTGAAGCAGTTTATGTTGTTTATACCGGTGATGTTAATGTCAGCAGTCAGCAAATATTAGCAGGTGCTTTCAGAAGATTTAACATCAGATTAATGCACCCAGtggaatttgttttcttaaagaagCGCTACCTTGTGGAAGATTCCCTCTACCCTCACTTCACACTGCTGGGCCAAAGTCTAGGATCCATTTTTCTTGGCTGGGAAGCTCTGATGCAGTGTGTTCCCGATATTTACATCGACTCAATGGGCTACGCTTTCACGCTTCCTCTGTTTAAGTATTTAGGCGGTTGCCGAGTTGGAAGCTACGTTCATTATCCCACTATCAGCACTGACATGCTCTCTATAGTGAAGAATCAAAATGCTGGATTTAATAATGCAGCCTTCATTACCAGGAATCCCTTTCTCAGCAAAGTAAAGCTCATCTACtactatttatttgcttttgtttatggACTTGTTGGTTCTTGCAGTGATGTAGTCATGGTCAATTCTTCTTGGACACTGAACCACATTCTCTCACTGTGGAAGGTTGGGCATTGCACTGACATTGTTTATCCGCCGTGTGATGTACAGACGTTTCTGGACATTCCcgtacatgagaaaaaaatgacctCGGGACACTTACTAGTGTCTATTGGCCAGTTTAGGCCTGAAAAGAATCATCCTTTGCAGATCAGAGCCTTTGCTAAATTGCTGAATAAGGAGGAGGCTAAGTCACTTCCTTCACTTAAACTTGTCCTCATTGGAGGCTGTCGTAACCAAGATGATGAACTTAGGGTAAACCAACTGAGAAGGCTCTCTGAGGATCTAGGAGTTCAAGAAgatgtggaatttaaaataaatattccatttgATGAATTAAAGAATTACTTGTCTGAAGCCACAATCGGTCTGCACACCATGTGGAATGAGCATTTTGGGATTG gGATTGTTGAGTGCATGGCAGCTGGCACAATTATCCTTGCACACAATTCCGGGGGCCCAAAGCTTGACATTGTCGTCCCTCACGAAGGAGAGGTAACTGGATTTCTCGCTGACAGTGAAGAAGGCTATGCTGAGACAATGGCCCATATTCTTTCCATGTCTGCGGAAAAGAGACTCCAAATCAGAAACAGTGCTCGGGCATCTGTAAGCCGATTCTCTGATCAGAAGTTTGAAGTGACATTCCTGTCATCTGTTGAAAAGTTATTTAAGTAA
- the ALG11 gene encoding GDP-Man:Man(3)GlcNAc(2)-PP-Dol alpha-1,2-mannosyltransferase isoform X2, with the protein MLAEEEKEFYGVHYGPCRKSRFPEAVYVVYTGDVNVSSQQILAGAFRRFNIRLMHPVEFVFLKKRYLVEDSLYPHFTLLGQSLGSIFLGWEALMQCVPDIYIDSMGYAFTLPLFKYLGGCRVGSYVHYPTISTDMLSIVKNQNAGFNNAAFITRNPFLSKVKLIYYYLFAFVYGLVGSCSDVVMVNSSWTLNHILSLWKVGHCTDIVYPPCDVQTFLDIPVHEKKMTSGHLLVSIGQFRPEKNHPLQIRAFAKLLNKEEAKSLPSLKLVLIGGCRNQDDELRVNQLRRLSEDLGVQEDVEFKINIPFDELKNYLSEATIGLHTMWNEHFGIGIVECMAAGTIILAHNSGGPKLDIVVPHEGEVTGFLADSEEGYAETMAHILSMSAEKRLQIRNSARASVSRFSDQKFEVTFLSSVEKLFK; encoded by the exons ATGCTGGCGGAGGAGGAGAAAGAGTTTTATGGTGTGCATTACGGGCCCTGCAGAAAAAGTAG GTTTCCTGAAGCAGTTTATGTTGTTTATACCGGTGATGTTAATGTCAGCAGTCAGCAAATATTAGCAGGTGCTTTCAGAAGATTTAACATCAGATTAATGCACCCAGtggaatttgttttcttaaagaagCGCTACCTTGTGGAAGATTCCCTCTACCCTCACTTCACACTGCTGGGCCAAAGTCTAGGATCCATTTTTCTTGGCTGGGAAGCTCTGATGCAGTGTGTTCCCGATATTTACATCGACTCAATGGGCTACGCTTTCACGCTTCCTCTGTTTAAGTATTTAGGCGGTTGCCGAGTTGGAAGCTACGTTCATTATCCCACTATCAGCACTGACATGCTCTCTATAGTGAAGAATCAAAATGCTGGATTTAATAATGCAGCCTTCATTACCAGGAATCCCTTTCTCAGCAAAGTAAAGCTCATCTACtactatttatttgcttttgtttatggACTTGTTGGTTCTTGCAGTGATGTAGTCATGGTCAATTCTTCTTGGACACTGAACCACATTCTCTCACTGTGGAAGGTTGGGCATTGCACTGACATTGTTTATCCGCCGTGTGATGTACAGACGTTTCTGGACATTCCcgtacatgagaaaaaaatgacctCGGGACACTTACTAGTGTCTATTGGCCAGTTTAGGCCTGAAAAGAATCATCCTTTGCAGATCAGAGCCTTTGCTAAATTGCTGAATAAGGAGGAGGCTAAGTCACTTCCTTCACTTAAACTTGTCCTCATTGGAGGCTGTCGTAACCAAGATGATGAACTTAGGGTAAACCAACTGAGAAGGCTCTCTGAGGATCTAGGAGTTCAAGAAgatgtggaatttaaaataaatattccatttgATGAATTAAAGAATTACTTGTCTGAAGCCACAATCGGTCTGCACACCATGTGGAATGAGCATTTTGGGATTG gGATTGTTGAGTGCATGGCAGCTGGCACAATTATCCTTGCACACAATTCCGGGGGCCCAAAGCTTGACATTGTCGTCCCTCACGAAGGAGAGGTAACTGGATTTCTCGCTGACAGTGAAGAAGGCTATGCTGAGACAATGGCCCATATTCTTTCCATGTCTGCGGAAAAGAGACTCCAAATCAGAAACAGTGCTCGGGCATCTGTAAGCCGATTCTCTGATCAGAAGTTTGAAGTGACATTCCTGTCATCTGTTGAAAAGTTATTTAAGTAA